Sequence from the Salinicoccus sp. Bachu38 genome:
GAATAGAAATTAAAGAAGGAAGGCGGAGCATGAGTTTGCTCCGCCTTCCTTCTTGCATATTCAATAGACCGTCTGGCGCCTCGCAGCATCGATATGACTTTCCCTTCTCCAGTCGACCATCAGGCCGATCATCGTCATTGCTGCAAAGGGCAGCAGCCATCCGAGCAATGCATCGGACAGTGGCAGCGCCGTATATATGGCAGAAATGGCCTCCATCTTCAGCAGGCCGTTCGTATGGATGATCTCCATGATGGAAATCGGAATCGTCGAGACTACAGGAAGCAAATAGGCATACTTCATTTCGAAACGGATGAATATATTAATGAATGAAACCACTACCAGTACAATCGCTACCGGATACAGAAACGCAAGCAGAGGCGCCGCCAAGGAAAGTATCGTATTCAAGCCGAGCGTGGTAAATAGGAACCCGGCAGCGGTGAAAACAAAGACATACGCCTTGTATGGAATCCTGCTGTAATGCCTGGAGCCGAACTCCGAACACGCATTGACCAGACCGATGCATGTCGTCAGACAGGCCACGACGACAATGGCAGAGAAGATCAGATCTCCGGAACTGCCGAAAAGCCGCATCGAACTGTATGTAAGGATGTCCGTGCCGTTTTCATAGCCGCCGCGTGCTGTCGTACCGCCGATATAGGCCAAGGCCAGATAGATCACCATCAGGAGGATGGATGAAAGCACCCCGGCCTTTATGACATGGGAGACGATTCCTGCCCTGTCGGTAATGCCTGAATATTTGAGTCCACTGATGATCACCATCGAAAACGCCAAGGCCCCGATGAGATCCATTGTGAAATAGCCTTCCAGGATTCCTGATACCACCGGTGTGCCACTGTATCCGTCCTGGGCTGGTTGCAGCGAAGTCTCCGGGCGGAATACTGCAAATATGGAGAGCAGTGCAATCGCAAGCAGCAGAATGGGCGTCAGATACTTGCCGATGCTGTCGACAATCTTCGCCGGATTCAATGCCACCATGAAAACGATGATGAAGAACACAACAGAAAATCCGATGAGTGTAGATGCATCATGGACAGGCAGGAGATTCGCAGTCCCCACCTCATACGCCACATTCGCCGCTCTCGGTATGCCGTAGAATGCACCGATCGACAGATAGACCAGAACGGCAAACACCATTCCGAACACCGGGTGGACTGGCCGCCCCATCCGCTCCACCCCCTCATCGAAATAGGCCACGACAACCACTGCCAGAAACGGCAGCAGTACGCCCGTGACGATGAAGCCGGCCATCGCTGCCCACATCTCCACACCTGCCTGGTGTCCAAGCATCGGAGGGAATATGAGATTGCCTGCGCCAAAGAACAATGAAAAAAGCATCAGGCCGGAAATCAATACTAAACGATTCATCAAAACACTCCTAGAATAAAAAAAGTACCATTTTAAGGCCGGCGGTCACGCCGTGGCACCCCTTTGAATATTCCCCCTGATCCCCATCAGTTTAAGAAATCCGTTCAATATGACAGGCCCCTCCCCCATTCAGGAGCCTTCCGTTAAAAAGATGATAAATAAAAACACCTCACCAATTATATGACTTTTATAAATATTGTCAATATGATAGACAAAAGCATTTGATGATTTGCAGTATGAATAAAAAGGAAGCCTTTGCTTCCTACTTGTTCAGACTCCCTAGTTTTCCACTCCATCAATCACCTGTTCCACCCCATTCAGATATAGGATGACCTCCTTCTTTGATTTGTTCGACATGGACATTCTCAGCCGATGCATCTGCAGAGTGGTCTCCCCCTCTGCTTCCGGTTCCGTTATTTCTACAGCGATTCTGGAGTCCGATTCCATATCTGCATCGAATTCCGAGCCGTCTGCCAGTCTGGATACAAGCAGTGGTTCCCCACCATCAAACTCATAGAAACGAATTTCTCCATCTTCGGTATCATCCTCAATCTGGTGCATCAATTCATCCGAAATCGAGCTGTGGGATTCCTCAACAAGCTCAGGTTCATCCGAGCATCCTGAAAGGATGCATACAGCAAACATCGCAGCAAATAAACGTTTCATGAGATTTCAATTCCCCTCTGTGTTCATTTGGTATCATCAATTCCATATTACCAAATATTAGAAATAATATGAATCCTATATGAAAGGAAGGCATGCTTCTTCCCGCTTATAGGAGTATCTCCCTCCATACCGGGGAATGGGATACTGAACCTTACTCTGAATTGGAGGAATATGAAATGGCAGATAAGAAACGCGAAGGACTGACGGCAGTCATTATAGGCGCTTCAAGCGGATTCGGGAAAGGCGTCGCACAGCAGCTTGCTGAAGAAGGGGCAAACGTTGTACTCGGCGCCCGCCGCACACATCTGATCGAGGAGCTCGCCAAAGAAATCGGGCCGTCGGCTTTGGCAGTGACGACGGACATCAGCAAGGAGGCGGATGTCGAAAAAATCCACGATGCCGCTCTTGAGAAATTCGGAAAAATTGATGTATGGATCAACATGGCAGGTGTGGGCCTCATCGGCTCCTACACCGAACTTCCCGTCGAGGATATGAAACGCCTGCTCGATATCAATGTATTCGGTACGATGATTGGGAGCCAGTACGCACTCAGAGAGTTCAAGAAGCAGAAATCCGGCACACTGATCAATGTCGGATCGATTGCCGCCAAAGTGCCATTCCCGTATTATACGAGCTATAGCGCAAGCAAGTTTGCAGTCTCCGGCCTAAGCTATGCCCTGCAAAGGGAGATGGAAGTGGAAGGATACGAGGATATCCACGTCTGCACTGTCCATCCATGGGCGACGGATACACCATGGTTCGACCATTCCGGAAACTATTCCGGACATCGTGCGCAGATGAAGCCGATGGATGAGCCAAAAAGCGTCATCGAGGCCACCATCGGCCTCATAGACAATTCACAGGAAAGTGTGGAAGTCGGCGTCAAGACCAAGGGATCCGCCATCTCTGAAAGCCTGTTGCCGGGACTCACCGAAAAGTTCAATGCAAACCATGTCAAAAATG
This genomic interval carries:
- the brnQ gene encoding branched-chain amino acid transport system II carrier protein → MNRLVLISGLMLFSLFFGAGNLIFPPMLGHQAGVEMWAAMAGFIVTGVLLPFLAVVVVAYFDEGVERMGRPVHPVFGMVFAVLVYLSIGAFYGIPRAANVAYEVGTANLLPVHDASTLIGFSVVFFIIVFMVALNPAKIVDSIGKYLTPILLLAIALLSIFAVFRPETSLQPAQDGYSGTPVVSGILEGYFTMDLIGALAFSMVIISGLKYSGITDRAGIVSHVIKAGVLSSILLMVIYLALAYIGGTTARGGYENGTDILTYSSMRLFGSSGDLIFSAIVVVACLTTCIGLVNACSEFGSRHYSRIPYKAYVFVFTAAGFLFTTLGLNTILSLAAPLLAFLYPVAIVLVVVSFINIFIRFEMKYAYLLPVVSTIPISIMEIIHTNGLLKMEAISAIYTALPLSDALLGWLLPFAAMTMIGLMVDWRRESHIDAARRQTVY
- a CDS encoding SDR family NAD(P)-dependent oxidoreductase yields the protein MADKKREGLTAVIIGASSGFGKGVAQQLAEEGANVVLGARRTHLIEELAKEIGPSALAVTTDISKEADVEKIHDAALEKFGKIDVWINMAGVGLIGSYTELPVEDMKRLLDINVFGTMIGSQYALREFKKQKSGTLINVGSIAAKVPFPYYTSYSASKFAVSGLSYALQREMEVEGYEDIHVCTVHPWATDTPWFDHSGNYSGHRAQMKPMDEPKSVIEATIGLIDNSQESVEVGVKTKGSAISESLLPGLTEKFNANHVKNVIEDAPASSDTSGTLHEPMEDGTEVSAGWKTRLKMDE